From Streptomyces yatensis, one genomic window encodes:
- a CDS encoding serine hydrolase domain-containing protein produces MESLRMIENWPVPTAAAAVVRADGTLAGSYGPTGHRFPLASVTKPLAAYAALLAVEEGAVELDEPAGPEGSTVRHLLAHTSGLAFDEHRSVAAPGNRRLYSNAGFEVLGDHIAKATDIPFPEYLRQAVLEPLGMTATELAGSPAKDGVSTVDDLVRFAAELQAPRLLAAETLAEASSVVHPGLTGVLPGYGHQRPNDWGLGFEIRDGKSPHWTGASSSPRTFGHFGQSGTFLWVDPDARAACVALADRAFGPWAVEAWPPFTDAILAELGA; encoded by the coding sequence ATGGAGAGCCTGCGGATGATCGAGAACTGGCCGGTTCCGACGGCGGCGGCCGCCGTCGTACGCGCGGACGGCACCCTGGCCGGATCGTACGGCCCGACCGGCCATCGCTTCCCCCTCGCCTCGGTCACCAAGCCGCTCGCCGCCTACGCCGCGCTGCTCGCCGTCGAGGAGGGCGCGGTGGAGCTGGACGAACCGGCCGGGCCCGAGGGCTCCACGGTGCGCCATCTGCTGGCGCACACCTCCGGGCTCGCCTTCGACGAGCACCGGTCGGTCGCCGCGCCGGGCAACCGCCGGCTCTACTCCAACGCCGGGTTCGAGGTACTGGGCGATCACATCGCCAAGGCCACGGACATCCCGTTCCCGGAGTATCTGCGCCAGGCGGTGCTGGAGCCGCTCGGCATGACCGCCACCGAGCTGGCCGGCTCGCCCGCCAAGGACGGCGTGTCGACCGTGGACGACCTGGTGCGCTTCGCGGCGGAGCTGCAGGCCCCGCGGCTGCTGGCGGCCGAGACGCTGGCCGAGGCCAGCTCCGTGGTCCACCCGGGTCTCACGGGTGTGCTGCCCGGCTACGGCCATCAGCGGCCCAACGACTGGGGGCTCGGCTTCGAGATACGCGACGGCAAGTCGCCGCACTGGACCGGCGCTTCCTCCTCGCCCCGCACCTTCGGACATTTCGGCCAGTCCGGGACGTTCCTCTGGGTCGACCCGGACGCCCGCGCCGCCTGCGTCGCCCTGGCCGACCGGGCCTTCGGCCCCTGGGCGGTCGAGGCCTGGCCCCCGTTCACCGACGCGATCCTGGCCGAACTGGGCGCGTAG